Part of the Athalia rosae chromosome 2, iyAthRosa1.1, whole genome shotgun sequence genome, TTCGAACTGAATTTCGCAAAATTAAATCTGTACCTGTGCAGCCTCCTGAGCAAGATCCAATGAGATGTCGATATCCCTGCTGTCTCTCGATTGCAgttctaatttttcgaaaagacATTCTCTCGCCTGAGCCTGAAAACGGAATGGAAAatcgtgaattattattcataagtaaaatcgaagaaaattcacgGAACCGTCGTCATCGGCTGGTTACAAGAGAGCTCGACGTATACGTAAAAAGGCAGGCCATTGAGCATTGAGCAACGGCGAGGTGTTAGAATAGAAATATGTAAATTGGAAATGAAATCTGCCTTCTGGCTAGACAGCGACACTGTGGCCAACACGCCTCAGAATATTTAGACGCCCTGATTTATGCTAATCACCTGATTCCCATACACCAAAGTCCGTTTCTCATCCGTgggcgaaattttcaacagtcaatttattgtaatttataCAAAATCATCAAATCGAGAGCAAATGATACAGTTTCACCGAGCGATCCGAGACCAACAACTTCCGCAAAACTTATGTTCAACTCAATATTCTCACCAGCATTAGTTGCACCAACATTTCCAGCATTTCCGGTCCCAAGTCCATGCTCGGTGCGTTTGTAAAGTTTTCATGAATGTATCGGAAGGTACCCGCAGCTCTTAGAAAAGAATCGACCGCTTGATCGAGTCCTCTGGCGGTTTTTCTGTCCTGTCTAGCACCCAATTGGGTGTAAAGAGCTCCTGCGTTGAAAAGAACCGATGCTTTTTCGAAGGCGACCGTCCTCTGGCAGCTCGGGACTCCGGTTAACGAATCGAACCATTCGAAATATATACCAAGGCTCCGATCCGGCGGAAAAAATCTTCTTTCGATGAAGTAAAGTTGATTATAATATCGCAGTAGCAGAGCGATCCCAGACGTATCGCGCGTCGGCGTTCTCATGGCCTGAAAAACATTGTGCAAAAACTTTTTAGACGaggcattttttttacaaaaatgtcAAAGGGCGCGACGAGTTCTGTCTAaacacagagaaaaaaaacttgcccCCGAAAACGCGCGTGATATACTTGacccaaaaaaataatttgcaaacTCTGATCATCGATTCGCGTGTTCAGGACTTATACGGCCTTAATTCAGAATCTCTTCGGCACGGAGTAAAACCCGATGATATATACAGGGATGAAACTGAATACTGATTGTATTTTATGTCGTCAATAATTCAGAGGATTTGCCCGCACGACGTTCTTCATTTATATGCGTCCTCGCCCGAGTATTATGTGCCGCGGTGGTGGAATGCCAGCTTTTCCTTGCGAAAGCTCGGGCAAATATTATATCGCGGTAATAATATTGGCAGTAAAAATATGGCCGTCAATATAGCCGCGAAAGCCTTGAGAATAACGATCGTCTATACTTTGGCGCTTAATTGCAGGCATCATTCAACGAGGGCATGTAATTATAGATGCGGTTTCGTTGACATTTTTGTGCGCCCTTCGTTCACGAGCCATTTCACTATACACACCTGTCTCGTGTCCATAAGATCGGCGATCGCTTCTTCGTAATGTCCACCATCTTCGCTGTAGTGCTCGAGGATGAAAtcctgcagaaaaaaaaaataaataaaaaaatagaaaaatagaaaaatctttcatccGATCAGAGGAGATAAAATTCAAGCCCGGCTACGGGCTGGTGGGGAAGTTTCCGCAGGTTGCTATTCGATACGTTAAATCGATATTTAGTTACCAACTTCATTCTAACTGTGGACGTAAGGAGATAACACGTGAAAAATCATTGATAACACATCGTCCGGGTAACTCCTTGTTACGGTGAGAAGGGACAGTGGACGAATATGGTGCGAATCACGATAGATCTTATACGAAAACGTTCGGAGCATAACGAGGGGGAGATTTCAACCCTCGAAGAGATTACCCTGCATCAGGAGGacattgagaaaattgaacacATAGATAGATGGTGCAGAGAACTGAAAATACTACTTTTACAATACAATCtgatatcgaaaatcgaaaatctcgGAATGTTGAAGAAATTGGAGTACCTGAATCTGGCCCTGAACAACATCGAAGTGATAGAAAATTTGGAGGGTTTGGAGAGCTTGAAAAAGCTCGATTTGACCGTGAATTTTATCGGGGATTTACGGGGCGTCAAATCGCTCAGGTAATTCGCACCTTCACCCGGTCGAGTTCAACATTCGAGTTCAATTGGTAAAATAAACTACATTTCGTTGTTATCATCCCATCTTTCCCAGAGGCAACGAACACCTGGAGTTATTGATATTAACGGGGAACCCTTGCACGGACTACGAGGGCTACCGGGAATACGTCATCGCAACTCTGCCGCAGCTCAAGGAACTGGATATGTCGGAGATAACGAGATCCGAGAGAATCTGCGCGCTGCAAAAATACGCCCGAGTCAGCGACGAGGTGGTCAGGGGGTACTGGAGATACGCGAAAATTCGCAAGGAACAGATCCTGAGTCACGAAAATAGAGAGATGGCCAGAATAACTGAACTGAACGAAGATGGAACGGAAAAGGTTGGTAGGATCGAGCGAATATTCGAGTAGAAAGGTAGAAGGGAAACGCGTTATTTTCATCCACCGATCTCATCAgcacgacgacgatgacgacgaacgggcggaaaaattttggaagagTACCAGTTCGCATACGCCGGAAGACCGCGTCGCCATCGCtagagagaatagaaaaaacaaggaacgaaaggaaaagaaagatgaCTATGATAAAACGCCAAAGTACGttccaaaattattcaactccGAGGGACGACCGTTCAACATCAACCAGCCCAAAGTTCCGTTCCGTTTGGACGACGAGAGTGACAGAGAAAAAGTAATTCTGGATGTCGCGGTCTACAAGTGAGTGTGAAAGTCGGATTTTTGTTAATACCAGTTCGTCGCGAAATTTGTGAAATTGATCGTTGCTTCGTTATCGCCTGTTTCAGGCATCTGGACACTTGCTTCTTGGACGTCGACGTTCAGCCCGAATACGTaagggtaaaaataaaacaaaagattCTCCAACTGACTTTGCCTTGCGAAATTATGACCGAAAAAAGTAAAGTTCAAAGATCGGAGATTACCGGACACTTGGTAATAACAATGCCACGCCTAAATCctctgaaattaatcgagtgtCCGGACGTCAATATCAAGAATACGACGGCAAATAATAAACCGATAAAATCACTGATGGCTCGGACGGTTCCGTCCAGAAGAGAATTCTTGGAAATCGGCCCTGAGAGAGACGATTTCGATTACAGTAAGATAGTGGAGAACaacgagatgaataaaaacgaaaaaaaatcgctggaAAGGAGGCGCGAAGTTCTCCTTAAACCGGAGGAGAAAATACCGCCGGAAGATTTCGTAGACGATCCCAACGTACCTCCATTACTCTGACCTTAATGCGTTGGTACATGATACGCTGTCAAATATCCACAGATCCTCTCAAGAATAAATTAGAATCCGATTTGACaagttgattaattatttaccgtagattctattcttttttacgGTACGCACGTTTCGCATTTTACATGCAGGAATTATTAACACCTCATCTAGGAGTAATTATTCGGTTCTTAATTAAGGACGGAAATaagcgatgaatttttttttctcctcaatttcAAGGTGCATGCAAACATATACTCACTTTGAATGGCTCTCGAAAGTCAATATCTTTGGTCTCCTTCAGGCCCAACGGTATCATGGGCATTACTGGTTCCTCGCTGTAATAAAATGTGCATAAAGTCGTGTTTAATTTAATACTTTGCCATAAAGATCTCGCGAATAATAACAAGCAACGGAACAGGGAAGTCAAGTATACTGCACGTAGCAATGTCATATACGCGCATGAATACCACCAGGAATTTGCAATAACGCGAGTCACAGGAATTGGGACAAGAGAATTTTATATCATAGGTATTCACGAAGTATGCCGCTAACATAATCTCGGAGCGATAAACCCCCCTGCATCATATGCGCAAATCTTGTTCGCGGAACCTAACCGATGCATCGAATCTCCATGTTAAATCTTTTGACAATTATAAATGGTTATCGACACGTATAGTCTACATAACGTGGCTAAGGCCGGGTAATTTTCTCTTATGAAacgttcacattttttttctacgtctttatgtatacatatacctgtaatGACGATGCAAGAGGAACGGTCGAGTGAATatatcgtacaggtatacgcgtatacctatatctacacACATCGGAgatgcaaatgaaaaaagtaaagtttgttaatttttttttttctttcgctggATTGCAGGGAGACAAACTAAACTAAAGTAATTCTCACCGCGAGTAGTTTTTAAGCACTTTAATTACATACCTCGATCTCTCTTATAACCGCTTTTAAAATACACATATTAttcttgtataaataaaaattttaatttctgtcTTGTACCACATGCGCTACACCCGATCGTGTGTAGAGATAATACGGTATGCATAAATAAAACTTATAGTTTTGTCGgtccctttttccctttttttttttctttcttcattttcaaaatgccCGACGTACACTCGGCGAGGATATATAAATAGCCGATGTATAACACGATGTTATTTGCGCTCTTATATGATTATAATGTAGTGTAATATATACGCAATCAATTACAATTTCTTTCCCAGGTGTTCCCGTtacgcaataataataattagtggTTTACTGCCAACAGCCGCTCCCATACCTACTTACACTAGTTATATCCTCCCAACTTCATCTGACGCTCGAAAAGATACAGTTTTTGAAACGGCTCAATTCCTAATGGATCACGTAGAGAACCAGGTAACGGTATTGCGACTGGTAATTAGATAGGCAACtgctatttttctttatccttttattttttgttttttcttggcTTCTGGATATCCAGTCCTACGTACATTTGCTGCAGGAGCTTTTCGATCGCACAACAATATCACTCGAGTCTGTAGGATTGCCGGAGTAAAatgcgtgaagaaaaaatgacgaatccATTGATGCGACGATGGCAATTTATAATGTGAAATTCCGATTCCGCGGGTTCTTTTTGAACATCGAGGTATCGATATCCGCGACAATGAAGGCAACGTGATACGTCATCGAGAGGTTCGCGCGTGTAAGAGTATTTTAAATTAAGAATTGGGGATCCGCGTACAGATTAAAGCGCCAATCAATCCTCGTAATCTCTAGGCggtatatgtgtaatatacaAAGAAATATTCTAATGATGCTATCGACCGCGTGATTCATGCGGGTAGGTCAGGGAATCCTGAACCCAACCAACTGGGATGGTAATTAATTACCGAATGTCAACGACTCCGCATACAGCGAGattcttttcttgtttgtttgtttctttttttgtttcattcgctTCTTGTTGTTTCTCGTGTTTTTACAAGCCAGCAATTCTCTGCCCGCAGTTATACGTGTGCGACCATCTTTTGCACGACTGTTGTTTCTGCTGTAATTAGTATAAAcatcgtgtgtacgtatattgttGTAATTGTGACAAAAATTATGTTGATGATTGTGACGTAATCCTCTCGCGTTACAATTATGCGGACGAGTTGGATGGTATTTTTATCGCAATGCGGTTGCCACatgccatttattttttatttcatttttttttttttttaattttttttacacgcatTCCGCAATAAAgtcgtataccgtacgtacgtacgtacgaatccGACGGACTCCAGTTCCGTGTTACGTAGATTGCTGTATTTCTATGTAATTCAGAGCCACGAatgtcgatttttatttcgagctCGTTAGGAAAATATTTGATGTAGATTTAACCCAGAATAAAACCTAAtgcaaatatgaaaattatatggTATAATGCTCGTGCGCATTAACATTTGTACTTGTTTTACTTTCTTCAACGGGTAGTTGGAGCCACGGAGGttcatgacaaaaaaatataaaagcaacagatgaaaaaataagaaaatactACCACGGTCGCTGCTTCCTACCGagattatatacatttatatctaCACATCGATTCGACTAATTTGCGGAGATGAAAGTCTGACACGTCTTCGTGGCCTGTTTACTTTTTCCTTCTGAAAGGCGGTCGCGACTATGAAAAATTATGCTTCGAACGACGGCTCGAGTTGAAGAAACGTCAgtgagataaaaagagaaagaaaaagaaaaaggattaaATGTACACCGATTTTGCAAATCTAATCAAAGTAGATTTTAAAACTTGTTAGTCTGtctgattaattattcgcaaTTCACTCCAATTACAGCGGTGCCTCTTTATACGGTTATCCGAGGAAATTGACCTCGAAtcataaaaaattctcattttccagAGCATTAATTCTCCGCGCGGTTAAAGTTCACCGAACTAAAGTATGCGGcttatattatttcatatcgcACACGTATACTACTGAAATGCGATGAAATTTCGCAAGGTGGTAGCCACACGTGGTGTGGGTAAAATACATTACACGAGCTCAACCAGCGGTGCATACACACGtgacgtataatataacgtttGAAAGAAGCGCAAAAGAAAATCGGTCGAAATAACCGTATCGATTAAACACCGTTCAGCCGCGCGTTAGCGCGCGCCATATTTCCGAACGgtattgtcttttttttttacttgctttattatttttctttcttacaccGTAATTAATGAAccgtcatatttttcaaatatggtTTTCGAAACCGAAAACCACATAAATCCGAGTCGGTGTCCTTGAATGACCTTAAAAGTCAAGGTTAATCGGCGACCTTGAGTCACGGTTATATTAACGCGCGCGGAATTTCACGAGCGTCTTCTAAATTCCGGTAATTGGACAGCACGGATGACTaggattcgtttattttttttttcgggttccTTTTCGGACCGCGTTcctttatatatttatatacctatattgttTGTTCAAGATCCGCAGTGTCTGATAAATTATCGCCTAGGTTCACGCTAGGCTTCCCGTTAGTGAATGAGACTTTGAAGAGGATGTGGGTACGAGCTGCTAcgctgctgttgccgctgctgccgttgcacgCACAGGTATATACGCACTCGTACGCCAGCTGATGGTTTGAGATGATTGTCGACGTAGTTCTGGGATGCCTAACAAAAAGTGGTATGAACCGTTGGAGAGCTTCGTGCCGTCTCTTGCGGATATATcgacttctttttattttacatttcaaaCACGTacactagggtgggttgagagaaatattttttttttttttttcttattttcttaacgtaggggcagaatttgtaccttatgaaaaaagagaatttttccaatgTGGAAAGAAtcttttacttgatattttcaggtagcccactcgttttttgaataaataattaatcaagtggggtacttccagcagaaaaaaattttccacttaatgattgatcgatcgattgcatgagtagatgattttggctttcacatttggattcctgagctgattatacgtgagattactcttgaagaaccaaaaacaaattcgatttttgagcaaaaaataaacaactctTTTAATTAAGTTTAATAgaattttcttatgtattttgatctcaggaatctaaatctcgaagaaaaattgatctatctctaaaattgaccgagttatcgccaattttcacctttttggggtcaaaaataaaaaatttattttatggcctatcttaatgtaatttgagctcagaaatccgaatctggaagaaaaattgatctatctgcaaaaatgaccgagttatccccattttttcgcattttttggcataaatttgaggatatctcgaagggaaaaaatcgtagctcaatttggacaacggattcgtgttcctgaggtcaaaatacataagaaaagtgccatacgatcaatttttaaaaataaaaatttttgcccaaaatttgagatttttccaaggggtaccccttacgattttttcaaattttgaccaaaaatttttattttttaaaatcgatcgtatggcacttttcttatgtattttgacctcagaaacacgaatccgttgtccaaattgagctgcgattttttcccttcgagatatcctcaaatttatgcaaaaaaatgcgaaaaaatggggataactcggtcattttttaaaatagattaatttttcttccagattcagattcctgagctcaaattacattaatatagactaaaaaatcaattttttattttcgaccccaaaaaggtgaaaattggcgataactcggtaaattttagagatagatcaatttttcttccagatttggattcctgagatcaaaatacttaagaaaagcatattaaacccaattaaaacaatgatttattttttgctcaaaattcgaatttgtttttggtttttcaagagtaatctcacgtattatcagctcaggaatccaaatctggaagccaaaatcatctactcatgcaatcgatcgagtaaatcatcaattattcgctgttgtgagcagaaaaattaagacatatcgattggttttagtcgtagacccactttgattcgtcgcaatccatggatgggtcgaaatattcgaatttctcggtctacgagggagcccaagtttagctggagtcagcgtagccacgggcgcgcggtttgttgtggggtgtcacctctgctcagccccgaaggtgacgtctcacaacaaagcgctacgctgctggctatctgactccagcaaagctcgggctccccgactcaacttcaatttaaagtcaaaaaaagagcatgtcattttttgattttatatttgaattacaaaaataataggaaaaaaattttgaacagtgaacgagtaaaaaacaatcacaatcgacaatgtttagatattttctatgatttttgaccaaaacaagtaaaaagttttttccacatttgaaaaattttcgttttttataaggtacaaattctgcccccatgctaagaaaataaaaaaaaaagt contains:
- the LOC110117046 gene encoding protein tilB, which encodes MVRITIDLIRKRSEHNEGEISTLEEITLHQEDIEKIEHIDRWCRELKILLLQYNLISKIENLGMLKKLEYLNLALNNIEVIENLEGLESLKKLDLTVNFIGDLRGVKSLRGNEHLELLILTGNPCTDYEGYREYVIATLPQLKELDMSEITRSERICALQKYARVSDEVVRGYWRYAKIRKEQILSHENREMARITELNEDGTEKHDDDDDERAEKFWKSTSSHTPEDRVAIARENRKNKERKEKKDDYDKTPKYVPKLFNSEGRPFNINQPKVPFRLDDESDREKVILDVAVYKHLDTCFLDVDVQPEYVRVKIKQKILQLTLPCEIMTEKSKVQRSEITGHLVITMPRLNPLKLIECPDVNIKNTTANNKPIKSLMARTVPSRREFLEIGPERDDFDYSKIVENNEMNKNEKKSLERRREVLLKPEEKIPPEDFVDDPNVPPLL